Part of the Paenibacillus terrae HPL-003 genome is shown below.
AATATGGACGGACATATGCGTGCCGTTGGAGTAAAACCTGATCTGATATTTGACAATCTGGATGAATTGCAGGATTGGCTCCAAGAAGAGTTTAAGTAATAGTAAATATACATTTTAAAAAAATCTGCAAGAATCAAAAGCTATTTGCAGCTACGAAAGGAAAGATGTTGACATGCCGGAACTTCCTGAGATGGAGAACTACAGAACGCTATTGTCAAAACAAATTTTGGACATTCCGATTACCGGAGTGAAGGTTAACCGTGTGAAATCCATTAATACCGAAGTGGAAACGTTTGAAAAGAAATTGCTGGGAACAACCGTTGTATATATGGAGCGTCGAGGCAAGCACTTGATTTTTCATCTGAACACGGGTGGGCGGCTTGTGCTGCATCTGATGCTGGGAGGACTGCTGTACCTGGGGACAGAGGAGCAGCGTCCTGATCGCACGGTTCAAATTGAACTGGATTTTAGTGGAGTAAAGCTTTATTTTATTGGGCTGCGCTTAGGTTACCTGCACTTGCTGACGGCTAAAGAAACAGAAGAGGCGATGTCTGACCTCGGACCTGATCCGCTGGATCGTCGTATGACATTGGAAAAGTTCACAGCACGTCTGAAGGGACGTCGGGGT
Proteins encoded:
- a CDS encoding Fpg/Nei family DNA glycosylase, whose product is MPELPEMENYRTLLSKQILDIPITGVKVNRVKSINTEVETFEKKLLGTTVVYMERRGKHLIFHLNTGGRLVLHLMLGGLLYLGTEEQRPDRTVQIELDFSGVKLYFIGLRLGYLHLLTAKETEEAMSDLGPDPLDRRMTLEKFTARLKGRRGILKTTLVNQHVFSGIGNCYSDEIAYIAGFTPGSKVQNIVQSPEKVEKLYHATQSVLREATAEGGYIEMPLMEGDTLTGGFDHQCRVYDREGEESPSGGKIVRVELAGKKAFYCPVQQHDA